The Thamnophis elegans isolate rThaEle1 chromosome Z, rThaEle1.pri, whole genome shotgun sequence genome contains a region encoding:
- the STARD3NL gene encoding LOW QUALITY PROTEIN: STARD3 N-terminal-like protein (The sequence of the model RefSeq protein was modified relative to this genomic sequence to represent the inferred CDS: inserted 1 base in 1 codon; substituted 1 base at 1 genomic stop codon) — translation MSWMSGDQENAQGSNLGSHPSLRDVHSINPTQLMPRVEPYETRGGKGISDVRRTFCLFVTFDLLXIIFLWIIELTXVNGGIEKTLEKEVLHYDYHYSYFDIFLLAVFRFKILILAYALCRLQHWWAIAFTTAVTSGFLLIKVIISKLLSQGAFGYVLPIISFLLAWIETWFLDFKVLPQEAEKETRLLLVQDASERAALIQPGLLSDGQFYSPPESEAGSDEESDEEKQDSEKPVV, via the exons ATGAGTTGGATGTCAGGCGATCAAGAAAACGCCCAAGGcagcaatctgggttctcatccTTCTTTAAGGGATGTTCATTCCATCAACCCAACACAGCTAATGCCAAGAGTTGAGCCCTATGAAACCCGGGGGGGAAAAGGCATTTCCGATGTTCGAAGAACATTCTGTTTATTTGTCACATTTGACTTGT TTATAATCTTCCTGTGGATAATAGAATTAACGTGA GTAAATGGTGGCATTGAAAAAACACTAGAAAAAGAAGTTCTGCATTATGACTACCATTATTCATATTTTGATATCTTT CTCCTGGCAGTTTTTCGGTTCAAGATTTTGATACTTGCATATGCGCTGTGCAGACTACAGCACTGGTGGGCAATAGCA TTTACAACTGCTGTAACCAGTGGCTtcttattaataaaagtaattattTCAAAG CTGTTATCTCAGGGTGCTTTTGGCTATGTGTTGCCTATCATATCTTTTCTTCTTGCCTGGATAGAAACATGGTTCTTGGATTTCAAAGTTTTACCAcaagaagcagaaaaagaaacCA GACTATTGCTAGTACAGGATGCTTCTGAACGAGCTGCCCTTATTCAACCTGGGCTCCTTTCTGATGGGCAGTTTTATTCCCCTCCTGAATCTGAAGCAG gATCTGATGAAGAATCTGATGAAGAAAAGCAGGATAGTGAAAAACCAGTTGTATAA